In one Pirellulales bacterium genomic region, the following are encoded:
- a CDS encoding pyridoxal-dependent decarboxylase, translating into MAGIMRYKRVTQRGALEPTLDPEDWENFRALAREMVDTTVDDLKGLPTRHAWRPLSQQDKAPFATPMPQEGKGLRAAYQDFLEFVKPFPFGMFTPRFWGWAGGTGTSDGVLATLLNAAFHSPIVIHHHAGTWVELQVLEWFRETFSFPKTTKGNLTSGGSLANFIGLAVARHQRGGKSIRAKGLRGRQLTVYGSAATHFSISKALDMLGLGSDAFRVIPVTDRFEIDLAALKKVVARDRKRGLTPIAVIGTAGTVGTGAIDPLDALADFASKESLWFHVDGAIGAAAAFSDKHKGLLKGIARADSLAFDLHKWFSQPYDVGCILVADGLALEGAFAYQSSYTSAVPGSLTDTPVIFANRGPELSRALRGLPFWISMKTHGAAKFGQMVDKNIGQARFLEQLINDSPVLELLASGPLSIVNFRYRGKKGLRLKSMNRLNERLVGEIQKRGIGIPSLYTIGGKSCVRVCNLNQRSQRSDLRALVQACEQIGAELED; encoded by the coding sequence ATGGCTGGCATTATGCGATACAAGCGCGTGACACAGCGCGGTGCCCTCGAGCCCACGCTAGATCCTGAAGACTGGGAGAATTTTCGCGCTCTCGCGCGCGAAATGGTAGACACCACGGTCGATGACCTGAAAGGGTTGCCTACTCGGCACGCTTGGCGACCCCTTTCGCAACAGGACAAGGCCCCGTTTGCAACACCCATGCCGCAAGAAGGCAAAGGACTGCGGGCGGCGTACCAGGATTTCTTGGAGTTTGTAAAACCCTTTCCCTTCGGTATGTTTACGCCGCGCTTCTGGGGCTGGGCAGGGGGCACCGGGACGAGCGATGGTGTGCTAGCGACCTTGCTCAATGCCGCGTTTCATTCACCTATCGTTATCCATCACCACGCTGGAACCTGGGTCGAGCTACAAGTGCTGGAGTGGTTCCGCGAGACGTTCTCCTTTCCGAAAACCACCAAGGGCAATCTGACCAGTGGCGGCTCGCTCGCGAACTTTATTGGGCTTGCAGTGGCGCGCCATCAGAGGGGTGGCAAGAGTATACGAGCCAAGGGTTTGCGAGGAAGGCAGTTGACCGTTTATGGCTCCGCCGCTACCCACTTTTCCATCTCTAAGGCGCTTGACATGCTGGGTCTGGGAAGTGATGCATTTCGCGTGATCCCGGTCACTGATCGTTTTGAAATTGATTTGGCGGCGTTGAAAAAAGTCGTCGCGCGAGACCGCAAGCGTGGGCTAACGCCCATCGCCGTGATTGGCACTGCAGGCACCGTCGGTACAGGCGCGATCGATCCCTTGGACGCCCTCGCGGATTTCGCGAGCAAAGAGAGCCTTTGGTTTCATGTAGACGGAGCAATCGGCGCGGCAGCCGCCTTCTCCGACAAGCATAAAGGGCTGTTGAAGGGGATCGCGCGGGCGGATTCGCTCGCTTTCGACCTTCATAAGTGGTTCTCCCAACCCTACGACGTTGGCTGCATCTTGGTGGCAGATGGTCTAGCGCTCGAGGGCGCCTTCGCCTATCAATCATCTTACACCAGCGCGGTGCCCGGCTCTCTCACTGACACACCCGTGATTTTCGCGAACCGGGGGCCCGAACTCTCGCGGGCATTGCGTGGGTTGCCGTTCTGGATTTCCATGAAGACTCACGGCGCCGCTAAATTTGGCCAAATGGTGGATAAGAATATTGGTCAGGCCCGCTTTCTCGAGCAGCTGATCAATGACAGCCCCGTCTTAGAGCTTCTGGCCTCGGGGCCGCTTTCGATCGTCAATTTTCGCTACCGAGGCAAAAAAGGCCTGCGGCTGAAATCTATGAACCGGCTCAATGAGCGTCTCGTCGGCGAGATTCAAAAACGAGGTATCGGCATCCCGTCGCTTTACACCATCGGCGGGAAATCGTGTGTGAGGGTTTGCAATTTAAACCAACGGAGCCAACGCTCGGACCTTCGAGCGCTCGTTCAGGCCTGTGAGCAAATAGGAGCGGAGCTGGAGGATTAG